From a single Paenibacillus sp. FSL W8-0426 genomic region:
- the rplF gene encoding 50S ribosomal protein L6, translating to MSRIGRKPITVPSGVDITLENSVITVKGPKGTLTRELHKDMKVTVENNEITVVRPSDNKTHRSLHGTTRSVVNNMVSGVTEGFAKSLELVGVGYRASKSGDKIVLNVGYSHPVEITPEAGIEFEVPSNTKIIVRGIDKERVGAYAAKIRSVREPEPYKGKGIKYEGERIIRKEGKAGKKK from the coding sequence ATGTCCCGTATTGGTCGCAAACCAATCACTGTACCAAGTGGTGTAGACATCACTTTGGAAAACTCCGTTATTACGGTTAAAGGTCCAAAAGGAACGTTGACTCGTGAACTTCACAAAGACATGAAGGTCACAGTTGAAAACAACGAAATTACAGTTGTGCGTCCTTCCGACAACAAAACTCACCGTTCCTTGCACGGAACTACGCGTAGCGTTGTAAACAACATGGTGAGTGGTGTAACTGAAGGTTTCGCAAAATCTCTGGAACTGGTTGGGGTCGGATATCGTGCAAGCAAATCCGGAGATAAAATCGTACTGAACGTTGGATACTCCCACCCGGTTGAAATCACTCCGGAAGCGGGAATCGAATTCGAAGTTCCTTCGAATACGAAAATCATCGTTCGCGGGATCGACAAAGAGCGCGTAGGTGCTTACGCTGCTAAAATCCGTTCCGTTCGTGAACCTGAGCCGTACAAAGGTAAAGGTATTAAATATGAAGGCGAGCGTATCATCCGTAAGGAAGGTAAAGCCGGTAAGAAGAAATAA
- the rpsH gene encoding 30S ribosomal protein S8: MTMSDPIADMLTRIRNANTVRHETVEMPASTMKKQIADILKREGFIRDAEYIDDNKQGIIRVFLKYGQNNERVISGLKRISKPGLRVYTKSNEVPRVLGGLGIAIISTSKGVMTDKEARQAKAGGEVVCYVW, from the coding sequence ATGACTATGTCTGATCCAATTGCAGATATGCTTACTCGTATTCGTAACGCGAACACGGTTCGTCACGAAACGGTAGAAATGCCTGCTTCGACGATGAAAAAACAAATCGCTGACATTCTGAAGCGTGAAGGTTTCATCCGTGATGCAGAATATATCGATGATAACAAACAAGGGATTATCCGTGTTTTCCTGAAATACGGACAAAACAACGAGCGCGTTATCTCTGGTCTGAAAAGAATCAGTAAACCAGGTCTTCGTGTTTACACGAAGAGCAACGAAGTACCTCGCGTACTCGGCGGTCTCGGAATCGCGATCATCTCGACATCCAAAGGTGTTATGACGGACAAAGAAGCTCGTCAAGCAAAAGCCGGCGGCGAAGTCGTATGCTACGTTTGGTAA
- a CDS encoding type Z 30S ribosomal protein S14, producing MAKTSMKVKQQRTPKFKVRAYTRCERCGRPHSVLQKFKICRICFRELAYKGQIPGVKKASW from the coding sequence GTGGCAAAAACTTCGATGAAAGTTAAACAACAACGCACACCTAAGTTCAAAGTACGTGCTTATACACGCTGTGAGCGTTGCGGACGTCCACACTCGGTGCTGCAGAAGTTCAAAATTTGCAGAATTTGCTTCCGTGAATTAGCTTATAAAGGCCAGATTCCTGGCGTGAAAAAAGCAAGCTGGTAA
- the rplE gene encoding 50S ribosomal protein L5: protein MASRMKERYLNEITPALVQKFNYTTVMQVPKIEKVVINMGVGDAVQNSKVLDSAVNDLQLIAGQKPVITRAKKSIAGFKLRENMPIGVKVTLRGERMYYFLDKLFNVTLPRVRDFRGVSSKAFDGRGNYTLGLKEQLIFPEIEYDKVDKVRGMDIVIVTTAKTDEESRELLTQLGMPFVK, encoded by the coding sequence ATGGCATCAAGAATGAAAGAACGTTACCTGAACGAAATCACTCCTGCTTTGGTGCAGAAGTTTAACTATACGACGGTAATGCAAGTGCCGAAAATCGAGAAAGTTGTAATCAACATGGGTGTGGGCGATGCAGTCCAAAACTCCAAAGTGTTGGATTCGGCTGTAAACGATTTGCAGCTGATCGCAGGTCAAAAACCTGTAATCACTCGTGCGAAAAAATCCATCGCAGGTTTCAAACTGCGTGAGAACATGCCAATCGGTGTGAAAGTAACGCTGCGCGGTGAGCGTATGTACTACTTCCTCGATAAATTGTTCAACGTAACTTTGCCACGCGTCCGCGACTTCCGCGGTGTGTCCAGCAAAGCGTTTGACGGCCGTGGTAACTACACTCTGGGTCTGAAAGAGCAATTGATCTTCCCAGAGATCGAGTACGATAAAGTAGACAAAGTTCGCGGTATGGACATTGTTATCGTAACTACTGCAAAAACTGACGAAGAGTCCCGCGAGTTGCTTACGCAACTGGGAATGCCTTTCGTAAAATAA
- the rplX gene encoding 50S ribosomal protein L24, which translates to MPRVKKVLESHNNKLHVKKEDTVMVISGKDKGKKGRVIAAYPRENRVLVEGVNMVKKHQKPNQQNPQGGIIEKEAPIHVSNVMHIDPKSGKVTRIGYKVLDNGKKVRVAKRSGEIID; encoded by the coding sequence ATGCCAAGAGTGAAAAAAGTTCTGGAATCCCATAACAACAAACTTCACGTGAAAAAGGAAGACACAGTTATGGTGATCAGCGGTAAAGACAAAGGCAAAAAAGGCCGTGTCATCGCTGCTTATCCTCGTGAGAACCGCGTCCTTGTGGAAGGTGTGAACATGGTGAAAAAACACCAGAAGCCTAACCAACAAAACCCGCAAGGCGGCATCATCGAGAAAGAAGCTCCGATTCATGTTTCCAACGTGATGCATATCGATCCAAAGAGCGGAAAAGTAACCCGTATCGGTTACAAAGTATTGGATAACGGTAAAAAAGTTCGCGTTGCAAAACGTTCCGGAGAAATCATCGACTAA
- the rplN gene encoding 50S ribosomal protein L14, whose product MIQPFTRLAVADNSGAKELMCIRVLGGTGRRTAQIGDLIVCSVKQATPGGVVKKGDVVRAVVVRTKRSVRRKDGSYIGFDENAAVVVKEDRSPRGTRIFGPVARELREKDFMKIVSLAPEVI is encoded by the coding sequence ATGATTCAACCATTTACACGTTTGGCTGTAGCCGACAACTCTGGTGCGAAGGAACTGATGTGTATCCGTGTACTGGGTGGTACGGGACGTCGTACAGCTCAAATCGGCGATCTGATCGTTTGCTCTGTAAAACAAGCAACACCAGGCGGCGTTGTCAAAAAGGGTGATGTAGTAAGAGCGGTTGTCGTTCGTACGAAACGTTCTGTACGTCGTAAAGACGGTTCCTACATCGGCTTTGACGAAAACGCAGCGGTTGTTGTCAAAGAAGACAGAAGCCCGCGCGGAACACGTATTTTCGGACCTGTTGCTCGTGAACTTCGCGAGAAGGATTTCATGAAAATCGTTTCCTTGGCTCCAGAAGTTATCTAA
- the rpsQ gene encoding 30S ribosomal protein S17 — MSEERNARKVQIGKVVSDKMDKTIVVAVETYKKHDLYHKRIKYTKKFKAHDEENTAKIGDTVKIMETRPLSKDKRWRLVDVVEKAVII, encoded by the coding sequence ATGAGCGAAGAACGTAACGCACGTAAAGTGCAAATCGGTAAAGTGGTTAGTGACAAAATGGACAAAACAATCGTTGTTGCTGTAGAAACTTACAAAAAACACGACTTGTACCATAAACGCATTAAATACACAAAAAAATTCAAAGCGCATGACGAAGAAAACACTGCGAAAATCGGTGACACCGTGAAAATCATGGAAACTCGTCCGCTTTCGAAAGATAAACGCTGGAGACTGGTTGATGTCGTTGAAAAAGCGGTTATCATCTAA
- the rpmC gene encoding 50S ribosomal protein L29, whose translation MKATEFRNLTSAEIEQKIAGFKEELFNLRFQLATGQLDNPTRIRDVRKEIARAKTIIRERELGIG comes from the coding sequence ATGAAAGCAACTGAATTTCGCAACCTAACCTCTGCTGAAATCGAGCAAAAGATTGCCGGATTTAAAGAAGAACTCTTTAATCTGCGCTTTCAACTTGCTACCGGTCAGCTGGATAACCCGACTCGGATCCGTGATGTGCGGAAAGAAATAGCTCGTGCTAAAACCATTATCCGTGAAAGAGAACTGGGAATCGGTTAA
- the rplP gene encoding 50S ribosomal protein L16, translating into MLVPKRVKHRKQQRGHMKGQAKGGTTLNFGEYGLQATEPAWITNRQIEAARIAMTRYIKRGGKVWIKIFPDKPITQKPLEVRMGSGKGNVEKWVAIVKPGKIMFELAGVPEEVAREAMRLAAHKLPIKTKFVKREEVGGEANESN; encoded by the coding sequence ATGTTGGTACCAAAACGTGTAAAACACCGTAAGCAACAACGCGGTCACATGAAAGGCCAAGCTAAAGGCGGAACTACGCTGAACTTCGGCGAATACGGTCTGCAAGCAACGGAACCAGCTTGGATTACTAACCGTCAGATCGAAGCGGCTCGTATCGCGATGACTCGTTATATCAAACGTGGCGGTAAAGTATGGATCAAAATTTTCCCTGATAAACCGATCACTCAAAAGCCTCTCGAGGTTCGTATGGGTAGCGGTAAAGGTAACGTAGAAAAATGGGTAGCAATTGTGAAACCAGGCAAGATCATGTTCGAACTTGCTGGCGTACCAGAAGAAGTTGCTCGTGAAGCAATGCGTCTGGCTGCTCACAAACTGCCGATCAAAACGAAGTTTGTGAAACGTGAAGAAGTGGGTGGTGAAGCAAATGAAAGCAACTGA
- the rpsC gene encoding 30S ribosomal protein S3, translating to MGQKVNPVGLRVGIIRDWESKWYAGKDFGDLLLEDVKIREFLKNKLKDSAVSRIEIERAANRVNVTIHTAKPGMVIGKGGSEVENLRGQITKIAGGKKVHINISEIKNQDLDAVLVAESIAQQLERRVSFRRALKQAIQRTMRSGAKGIKTQVGGRLGGAEIARSEGYSEGTVPLHTLRADIDYGTAEAHTTYGRLGVKVWIYRGEVLPTAKKQAAKEGGN from the coding sequence GTGGGCCAAAAGGTAAATCCAGTCGGACTTCGTGTCGGTATTATTCGTGACTGGGAATCGAAATGGTATGCAGGCAAGGACTTCGGTGATCTCTTGTTGGAAGACGTGAAGATTCGTGAATTCCTTAAAAATAAACTGAAAGACTCCGCTGTATCTCGCATCGAAATCGAGAGAGCGGCAAACCGTGTGAACGTAACAATCCACACCGCGAAACCAGGTATGGTTATCGGTAAAGGTGGTTCGGAAGTTGAAAATCTGCGTGGTCAAATCACCAAAATCGCAGGTGGCAAAAAAGTTCACATCAACATCTCTGAAATCAAAAACCAAGACCTGGACGCAGTCCTCGTTGCTGAAAGCATTGCACAACAACTGGAACGCCGTGTTTCTTTCCGTCGTGCTCTGAAACAAGCAATTCAAAGAACTATGCGCTCCGGTGCTAAAGGGATCAAAACTCAAGTGGGCGGACGTCTTGGCGGTGCTGAGATCGCACGTTCGGAAGGCTACAGCGAAGGAACTGTTCCACTGCATACGCTTCGTGCCGACATCGACTACGGTACAGCTGAAGCTCATACTACTTACGGTCGTCTGGGCGTAAAAGTATGGATCTATCGTGGAGAGGTTCTTCCTACGGCTAAGAAACAAGCTGCTAAGGAAGGAGGCAACTAA
- the rplV gene encoding 50S ribosomal protein L22, giving the protein MEAKAHAKFIRIAPRKVQLVVDLIRGKQVGEAVAILRHTPKSASPVVEKLLNSAIANAEHNYSMDVNNLVVSQVFVNQGPTMKRFRPRAMGRASRINKRTSHITLVVSEK; this is encoded by the coding sequence ATGGAAGCAAAAGCACATGCTAAGTTTATCCGCATTGCTCCTCGTAAAGTTCAACTCGTTGTTGACTTGATTCGCGGCAAGCAAGTTGGTGAGGCGGTTGCCATTCTTCGCCATACTCCGAAATCCGCTTCTCCGGTTGTTGAGAAATTGCTCAACTCGGCGATTGCGAATGCGGAACACAACTACTCTATGGATGTTAATAACTTGGTTGTTTCTCAAGTGTTCGTAAACCAAGGACCGACAATGAAACGTTTCCGCCCTCGTGCAATGGGACGTGCAAGTCGTATTAACAAACGTACTAGCCACATCACTTTGGTGGTATCTGAAAAATAG
- the rpsS gene encoding 30S ribosomal protein S19, translating into MSRSLKKGPFIDGYLLKKVEDMDASGKKLVIKTWSRRSTIFPQFIGHTFGVYDGRKHVPVYVTEDMVGHKLGEFAPTRTYKGHTDDDKKTRR; encoded by the coding sequence ATGAGTCGCAGTTTGAAAAAAGGGCCTTTTATTGATGGCTACCTGCTCAAAAAAGTAGAAGACATGGACGCTTCCGGCAAGAAACTTGTCATCAAAACGTGGTCCCGTCGTTCTACAATTTTCCCGCAATTCATCGGACATACATTTGGCGTTTACGATGGTCGTAAACACGTGCCGGTTTATGTTACTGAGGATATGGTCGGACACAAACTGGGTGAGTTCGCTCCAACCCGTACGTACAAAGGCCATACAGATGACGATAAGAAAACAAGAAGATAA
- the rplB gene encoding 50S ribosomal protein L2 codes for MPIKKYKPTSPARRNMSVSTFEEITTNQPEKSLLAPLSKKAGRNNQGKITVRHHGGGHKRKYRIIDFKRTKDGIPGRVATIEYDPNRTSNIALIHYADGEKRYIIAPKGLKVGDQVFSGPEADIKIGNALPLENIPVGTVIHNIELKPGKGGQLVRAAGTEAQLLGKEEKYVSVRLSSGEVRRILKVCRATIGSVGNEDHELVKIGKAGRSRWLGQRPEVRGVVMNPNDHPHGGGEGRAPIGRKSPMSPWGKPTLGYKTRKKNKASDKYIIRRRTK; via the coding sequence GTGCCAATCAAAAAGTATAAACCGACATCCCCGGCAAGACGGAATATGTCCGTATCGACATTTGAGGAAATCACCACAAATCAGCCGGAGAAATCGTTGCTCGCTCCTTTGAGTAAAAAGGCAGGCCGCAACAACCAAGGTAAAATTACGGTTCGTCACCACGGTGGTGGACACAAACGTAAATACCGTATCATTGACTTCAAACGGACCAAAGATGGAATACCGGGCCGCGTTGCTACAATCGAGTACGATCCAAACCGTACTTCGAACATCGCCCTGATCCACTATGCTGATGGTGAGAAACGTTACATCATCGCGCCTAAAGGTCTGAAAGTTGGCGATCAAGTGTTCTCTGGACCGGAAGCCGACATCAAAATCGGTAACGCGCTCCCATTGGAAAACATTCCAGTAGGTACCGTTATTCACAACATCGAGTTGAAACCAGGTAAAGGCGGACAGTTGGTTCGTGCTGCTGGTACAGAAGCTCAATTGCTCGGTAAAGAAGAAAAATACGTTTCCGTTCGTCTCTCTTCCGGAGAAGTTCGCCGTATTCTGAAAGTTTGCCGTGCAACAATCGGTTCCGTAGGTAACGAAGACCACGAGCTCGTGAAAATCGGTAAAGCCGGTCGTAGCCGTTGGTTGGGTCAACGTCCTGAAGTTCGCGGGGTAGTAATGAACCCTAACGATCACCCTCACGGTGGTGGTGAAGGCCGCGCTCCAATCGGACGTAAATCGCCTATGTCTCCATGGGGTAAACCAACTCTTGGTTACAAAACGCGTAAGAAAAACAAAGCTTCTGATAAATACATCATCCGTCGCCGCACGAAGTAA
- the rplW gene encoding 50S ribosomal protein L23, which produces MKDPRDIIKRPIITERTADMMNDLKYVFEVDIRANKTEVKKAVEAIFGVKVKNVNTLRVPAKPKRYGRYSGYTSEWKKAFVTLTSDSKSLEFFETV; this is translated from the coding sequence ATGAAGGATCCTCGTGATATTATCAAACGTCCGATTATTACGGAACGTACTGCTGACATGATGAACGACTTGAAATATGTATTTGAAGTCGATATCCGTGCAAACAAAACCGAGGTAAAAAAAGCTGTAGAAGCGATCTTTGGCGTGAAAGTGAAAAACGTGAACACTCTTCGTGTTCCGGCGAAACCAAAACGCTATGGCCGTTACAGTGGTTACACTTCCGAGTGGAAAAAAGCGTTCGTTACGCTGACTTCGGACAGCAAATCGCTTGAGTTCTTTGAAACTGTTTAA
- the rplD gene encoding 50S ribosomal protein L4: protein MPKVAVYNVEGSQVGEVELNDAVFGIEPNVHVLHDAVLLQRASLRAGTHKVKGRSEVRGGGRKPWKQKGTGRARQGSIRSPQWKGGGIVFGPTPRSYAFKLPKKVRRLAIKSALSSKVVDKDIIVLDALALSTPKTKEFVNILSKLNVDRKALIVAPSFDDNVALSARNIPGVKFVAADGINVLDVLAHDKLIITKEAVQKVEEVLA, encoded by the coding sequence ATGCCAAAAGTAGCAGTTTACAATGTTGAAGGTAGCCAAGTTGGCGAAGTAGAATTGAATGATGCAGTATTCGGTATCGAGCCGAACGTGCATGTTCTTCACGATGCAGTATTGCTGCAACGCGCTTCCCTGCGTGCGGGTACTCACAAAGTAAAAGGACGTTCCGAAGTCCGTGGCGGTGGACGTAAGCCTTGGAAACAAAAAGGTACAGGTCGCGCTCGTCAAGGTTCGATTCGTTCTCCACAATGGAAAGGCGGCGGTATCGTATTTGGTCCGACTCCTCGGAGCTATGCGTTCAAACTGCCTAAAAAAGTTCGTCGTTTGGCGATCAAATCGGCTCTTTCTTCCAAAGTTGTCGACAAAGACATTATCGTATTGGACGCTCTTGCACTGAGCACGCCAAAAACCAAAGAATTTGTTAACATTCTGAGCAAACTGAATGTTGACCGCAAAGCTTTGATCGTAGCTCCTAGCTTCGATGATAATGTTGCACTTTCCGCACGGAATATTCCAGGCGTGAAATTCGTTGCAGCTGACGGCATTAATGTTCTTGACGTGCTCGCGCACGACAAACTGATCATTACGAAGGAAGCAGTTCAGAAGGTAGAGGAGGTGCTCGCGTAA
- the rplC gene encoding 50S ribosomal protein L3 produces MKGILGKKLGMTQVFTAEGNVIPVTVIEAGPCVVLQKKDLENDGYEAIQIGYADKKEKNANKPEAGHAKKANTAPKRYVRELRGINLADYEVGQELKADIFAEGEFVDVTGISKGKGFAGVIKRWGQSTGPMSHGSRYHRGPGSMGSIQANRVPKGKHLPGHMGHETVTIQRLEVVKVDAERNVLLVKGSIPGPKNSFVNVKETVKK; encoded by the coding sequence ATGAAAGGTATCTTAGGAAAAAAACTTGGAATGACTCAAGTGTTTACGGCTGAAGGTAATGTTATTCCTGTAACAGTTATCGAAGCAGGACCTTGTGTTGTTTTGCAAAAGAAAGATCTTGAGAATGATGGCTACGAAGCAATTCAAATCGGCTATGCTGATAAGAAAGAGAAAAATGCTAACAAGCCAGAAGCAGGGCACGCCAAAAAAGCGAACACTGCCCCTAAGCGCTACGTTCGTGAACTTCGCGGAATCAACCTTGCGGATTATGAAGTTGGCCAAGAGTTGAAAGCTGATATTTTCGCAGAAGGCGAGTTTGTTGACGTAACGGGTATTTCCAAAGGTAAAGGTTTTGCCGGCGTAATCAAACGTTGGGGACAAAGCACTGGTCCTATGTCTCACGGTTCGCGTTACCACCGTGGTCCGGGTTCCATGGGTTCCATCCAAGCGAACCGCGTTCCTAAAGGCAAACACTTGCCAGGACACATGGGTCATGAAACAGTAACGATCCAACGTCTTGAAGTTGTTAAAGTCGACGCTGAGCGTAACGTTCTGCTCGTTAAAGGCTCCATCCCAGGACCTAAAAACAGCTTCGTGAATGTTAAAGAAACGGTGAAAAAATAA
- the rpsJ gene encoding 30S ribosomal protein S10 has protein sequence MAKQKIRIRLKAYDHRILDQSAEKIVETAKRSGAGVSGPIPLPTEKQIITILRAVHKYKDSREQFEQRTHKRLIDIVNPTPQTVDALMRLDLPSGVDIEIKL, from the coding sequence ATGGCAAAGCAAAAAATTCGTATTCGTTTGAAAGCTTACGACCACAGAATTCTTGATCAATCCGCGGAGAAAATTGTTGAAACAGCAAAACGTTCCGGTGCTGGTGTATCCGGTCCGATTCCGCTTCCGACTGAAAAACAAATCATTACTATTCTTCGTGCGGTGCACAAGTACAAGGATTCTCGGGAACAGTTCGAGCAGCGTACACATAAACGTTTGATCGACATCGTTAACCCGACTCCACAAACTGTGGATGCCTTGATGCGCTTGGATCTGCCGTCCGGTGTAGATATCGAAATCAAACTGTAA
- the tuf gene encoding elongation factor Tu, translated as MAKAKFERNKPHVNIGTIGHVDHGKTTLTAAITTVLSKTYGGAAIAFDQIDKAPEERERGITISTAHVEYETDARHYAHVDCPGHADYVKNMITGAAQMDGAILVVSAADGPMPQTREHILLSRQVGVPYIVVFLNKCDMVEDEELLELVEMEVRDLLNEYEFPGDDTPITRGSAREALQNPEGPWAEKIVEMFKEIDTYIPTPERDTEKPFLMPVEDVFSITGRGTVATGRVERGTVKVGDEVEIVGIHEETKKSVVTGVEMFRKLLDSAQAGDNIGALLRGVDRTQIERGQVLSKPASVKPHTEFTAQVYVLTKEEGGRHKPFFTGYRPQFYFRTTDVTGIINLPEGTEMVMPGDNITVTVQLIAPIAIEEGTRFAIREGGRTVGAGAVATIQK; from the coding sequence ATGGCAAAGGCTAAATTCGAACGTAATAAACCACACGTTAACATTGGTACTATCGGTCACGTTGACCATGGTAAAACAACTCTGACTGCTGCAATCACTACTGTATTGTCCAAAACTTACGGTGGCGCAGCGATCGCTTTTGATCAAATCGACAAAGCTCCAGAAGAGCGCGAACGCGGTATCACAATCTCCACAGCACACGTTGAGTACGAAACTGACGCTCGTCACTACGCTCACGTTGACTGCCCAGGTCACGCCGACTATGTTAAAAACATGATCACTGGCGCGGCTCAAATGGACGGAGCGATCCTGGTTGTATCCGCAGCTGACGGCCCAATGCCACAAACTCGCGAACACATCCTGTTGTCCCGCCAAGTAGGCGTTCCTTACATCGTCGTATTCTTGAACAAATGCGACATGGTTGAAGACGAAGAGTTGCTTGAACTGGTTGAAATGGAAGTTCGCGACCTGTTGAACGAATATGAGTTCCCAGGCGATGACACTCCAATCACTCGCGGTTCCGCTCGTGAAGCTCTGCAAAACCCAGAAGGTCCTTGGGCTGAAAAAATCGTTGAGATGTTCAAAGAAATCGATACTTACATCCCAACTCCAGAGCGCGACACTGAAAAACCATTCTTGATGCCAGTCGAGGACGTATTCTCCATCACTGGTCGTGGTACAGTTGCTACTGGCCGCGTAGAGCGTGGTACAGTTAAAGTCGGCGACGAGGTTGAAATCGTTGGTATCCACGAAGAAACTAAAAAATCCGTCGTTACGGGCGTTGAAATGTTCCGTAAATTGCTGGATTCCGCTCAAGCGGGTGACAACATCGGCGCATTGCTGCGTGGTGTTGACCGTACTCAAATCGAGCGCGGACAAGTATTGTCCAAACCGGCTTCCGTTAAGCCACACACTGAGTTCACAGCTCAAGTTTACGTCCTGACTAAAGAAGAGGGTGGACGTCACAAACCTTTCTTCACAGGATACCGTCCACAATTCTATTTCCGTACAACTGACGTAACAGGTATCATCAACCTGCCAGAAGGTACTGAAATGGTAATGCCAGGCGACAACATCACAGTAACTGTACAACTGATCGCTCCAATCGCGATCGAAGAAGGTACTCGCTTCGCGATCCGCGAAGGTGGCCGTACAGTTGGTGCCGGTGCGGTAGCAACAATCCAAAAATAA